From one Patescibacteria group bacterium genomic stretch:
- the rsmA gene encoding 16S rRNA (adenine(1518)-N(6)/adenine(1519)-N(6))-dimethyltransferase RsmA yields MFESKEKLIQYLKENHLYTNKLLGQNFLVDENALTKIIEAGDIEPADTIIEIGPGLGVLTERLVEKANKVISIELDQKLAELLSQNSNLKSQIEISKLEILNANALDFDLSKLQAESYKLIANIPYYITSKILEKFLTAEKKPKTIVLLVQKEVAERICAPSGAMSVLSVAVQAYGEPEIVDIVSAASFFPAPKVDSAILKVKGINWKVKSITEKDFFQVVKIGFAARRKTLLNNLSAALRLDKGTILNILKSVKLNENVRAQELSIAEWQTLAINVKLKISNDK; encoded by the coding sequence ATGTTTGAATCAAAAGAAAAACTGATCCAGTATCTCAAAGAAAATCACCTCTACACCAACAAATTGCTGGGGCAGAATTTTTTGGTGGATGAAAACGCTCTGACTAAAATTATTGAAGCGGGTGATATTGAACCTGCAGATACCATTATCGAAATCGGACCTGGGTTGGGGGTACTGACGGAGAGGCTAGTAGAAAAGGCCAACAAGGTAATTTCCATTGAACTGGATCAAAAACTCGCAGAGCTTTTATCTCAAAATTCAAATCTCAAATCTCAAATTGAAATCTCAAAACTTGAAATCTTGAATGCTAATGCATTAGATTTTGATCTATCTAAGCTGCAAGCTGAAAGCTACAAGCTAATAGCTAACATTCCTTATTACATCACTTCGAAAATTCTGGAGAAATTTTTGACAGCGGAAAAAAAGCCGAAAACTATCGTTCTTCTCGTTCAGAAAGAGGTGGCGGAGAGAATTTGCGCACCGTCCGGCGCAATGTCGGTTTTATCCGTTGCGGTACAGGCATACGGAGAACCGGAAATAGTTGACATCGTTTCGGCAGCATCATTCTTTCCGGCACCGAAGGTTGACTCAGCGATCTTGAAAGTGAAAGGTATAAATTGGAAAGTGAAAAGTATTACGGAAAAAGATTTCTTTCAGGTGGTCAAGATCGGGTTTGCGGCACGGAGGAAAACGCTTCTCAATAATTTATCGGCGGCCTTAAGGCTTGACAAGGGTACTATCCTAAACATTTTAAAATCTGTAAAATTAAATGAGAATGTGCGTGCACAGGAGCTGTCGATCGCGGAGTGGCAAACACTCGCGATCAATGTCAAATTAAAAATTTCAAATGACAAATAA
- a CDS encoding divalent metal cation transporter translates to MRGKDILEKVVESPAKALDETIKGGEAVISAVEKQAPVKKAGEFWNILGPGLTTGASDDDPSGIATYSQTGAKYGFQLLWLAPLTFPLMAVVQETCARIGLVTGRGLAANIRQHFPRWVLYTATILLFIANTFNIGADLGALAEAARLFVPDLNYSLILIAFALFIVLLQIFSTYKKYATYLKWLALLLLSYVFSTLMIRGLDWKQIGLSTVVPNLSLGREQIILICGILGTTISPYLFFWQTSQEVEQDISDGRTTIAARQACADPKQISDMRIDVWSGMFLSNMVMFFIVTACAATLNVQGITEIGTAAQAAEALRPLAGDAAYLLFAIGIFGTGLLGIPVLAGSAAYAISESYGWRSGLNYKLRQASAFYGVLIISIMIGVGLNFIGLDPIRALIYSAVANGLVAPVVLVLIVLLASSKKIMGRWVSGPVTRVIGWIATSLMIIAGLATIYSIFWG, encoded by the coding sequence GTGAGGGGCAAGGACATTTTAGAAAAAGTAGTCGAGTCACCAGCAAAGGCGCTGGATGAAACGATTAAGGGTGGTGAGGCAGTTATCAGTGCTGTCGAGAAACAAGCGCCCGTGAAAAAGGCTGGAGAATTTTGGAATATTTTGGGTCCCGGTCTCACAACTGGTGCATCAGACGATGATCCTTCGGGTATTGCGACTTACTCGCAAACAGGCGCTAAGTATGGCTTTCAGCTTTTGTGGCTGGCGCCACTCACATTTCCGCTAATGGCGGTTGTTCAGGAAACTTGCGCTCGTATCGGTTTGGTGACCGGTCGCGGATTAGCAGCGAATATCCGCCAGCATTTTCCACGCTGGGTTCTTTACACTGCGACAATTTTGCTTTTTATTGCCAATACGTTCAATATTGGCGCCGATCTAGGCGCTCTGGCTGAGGCAGCAAGACTTTTCGTTCCAGATCTAAATTACTCATTGATTCTAATTGCTTTCGCGCTTTTCATTGTGCTTTTGCAAATATTCTCGACTTACAAAAAATATGCAACCTATCTAAAGTGGCTGGCACTGCTACTATTGTCATACGTTTTTTCGACCTTGATGATCAGGGGTCTTGATTGGAAGCAAATCGGCTTAAGCACTGTCGTGCCAAATCTTTCCCTTGGCCGTGAACAAATCATACTGATCTGCGGGATTCTGGGTACGACAATTTCGCCATATCTCTTCTTTTGGCAAACATCTCAAGAAGTCGAACAGGACATCTCTGACGGTAGGACGACGATTGCCGCGAGGCAGGCTTGCGCTGATCCGAAACAAATATCCGATATGAGAATCGATGTCTGGTCGGGTATGTTTCTCTCGAACATGGTAATGTTTTTCATTGTCACTGCTTGTGCTGCAACCCTAAATGTTCAAGGAATCACGGAAATAGGCACTGCGGCCCAGGCGGCAGAAGCCCTGCGGCCACTTGCGGGAGACGCGGCTTATCTGCTTTTTGCGATCGGAATTTTTGGCACAGGTCTCCTTGGGATTCCAGTTCTTGCCGGTTCGGCGGCTTATGCTATTTCTGAGAGTTATGGCTGGCGCTCAGGCTTAAACTATAAACTACGCCAAGCCTCGGCATTTTATGGAGTCCTGATCATCTCAATTATGATCGGCGTCGGCCTTAATTTCATCGGCCTTGACCCGATTCGGGCGCTCATTTATTCTGCTGTTGCTAATGGCTTAGTCGCGCCGGTCGTACTGGTTCTCATAGTTCTCCTTGCATCAAGCAAAAAAATCATGGGTCGTTGGGTTTCCGGGCCGGTAACAAGAGTTATCGGCTGGATTGCAACTTCTCTCATGATTATTGCAGGACTCGCAACTATTTACTCGATATTTTGGGGGTAG
- the rsmI gene encoding 16S rRNA (cytidine(1402)-2'-O)-methyltransferase encodes MDIADQKFGTLYIVATPIGNMGDITLRAIETLKSVDLIACEDTRVSKKLLDHLGIQKKMISLHQHSGEDKFNLILRALTRGVNVAYITDGGTPGISDPGQELAKNLKLKTNNLVKVIPIPGPSAVVAAISVSGMVEKEFYFVGFLPKKKGRQTTFKFFESLNCPIVIYESAIRLQKTLEDVKNYLGGDTEVFIAREMTKMFEEYWGGNIEHVISELKNHTLKGEIVLIVRKSVKSVKSIKSNDN; translated from the coding sequence ATGGACATCGCAGATCAAAAATTCGGAACATTATATATCGTCGCAACACCAATCGGGAATATGGGCGATATCACTTTGCGTGCGATCGAAACGCTGAAATCGGTCGATTTGATCGCTTGCGAAGATACGCGGGTATCGAAAAAGCTTCTCGATCATCTTGGCATCCAGAAAAAAATGATTTCACTGCACCAACATTCCGGCGAAGACAAATTTAATTTGATTCTTCGGGCTCTTACGAGGGGAGTTAATGTCGCGTACATCACCGATGGTGGCACCCCAGGAATTTCTGATCCGGGGCAAGAATTAGCTAAGAACTTAAAACTAAAAACTAATAACTTAGTGAAGGTAATTCCAATACCGGGACCGTCAGCTGTTGTTGCAGCGATTTCTGTCTCAGGAATGGTCGAAAAAGAATTCTACTTTGTCGGATTTTTGCCGAAGAAAAAAGGCAGGCAAACCACGTTCAAATTTTTTGAATCGTTGAATTGTCCAATTGTTATTTACGAATCAGCGATCCGGCTTCAGAAGACATTAGAAGACGTCAAGAACTATCTCGGAGGGGATACCGAAGTCTTCATTGCGCGCGAGATGACAAAAATGTTCGAGGAATATTGGGGAGGCAATATCGAACATGTCATTTCTGAACTAAAAAACCACACGCTAAAAGGGGAGATAGTGCTAATAGTCAGAAAGTCCGTAAAGTCCGTAAAGTCAATAAAGTCGAATGACAACTAA
- a CDS encoding GNAT family N-acetyltransferase yields MTTKNSKNEGIKIVEPITEQDFLDSIELVRKTLFWEKGLLNEFKSLSSGELLIAKDKNKIVGVLSQRRPGKIFTDWPEEYFDLENIKSSKEDIGYIAIIAVDKKSQGKGVGKKMIASALKLQEEFGSKAIAVHVSQNSPGGASEKLFRSFGFEPVKLYEKPWEEISKEKGLEGFVCAFCGNPCVCDELEMIKYLK; encoded by the coding sequence ATGACAACTAAAAATTCAAAAAATGAGGGAATAAAAATCGTAGAACCGATCACAGAGCAAGACTTTTTGGATTCTATCGAGCTGGTCAGAAAAACTTTGTTCTGGGAAAAAGGGCTTCTAAATGAATTTAAGAGTTTGTCATCAGGCGAACTACTGATTGCAAAGGATAAAAATAAAATTGTGGGTGTTTTATCACAACGCAGGCCTGGGAAAATTTTTACAGATTGGCCGGAAGAATATTTTGATCTTGAAAATATTAAAAGCTCTAAAGAAGACATTGGCTATATTGCAATCATTGCCGTTGATAAAAAATCTCAGGGAAAAGGCGTCGGCAAAAAAATGATTGCGAGCGCGCTGAAATTACAAGAAGAGTTTGGATCAAAAGCAATCGCAGTTCATGTTTCACAAAATTCTCCGGGTGGAGCATCGGAGAAACTTTTTAGATCATTCGGTTTTGAGCCGGTTAAATTGTACGAAAAGCCGTGGGAAGAAATCTCGAAGGAAAAGGGGTTGGAAGGTTTTGTTTGCGCTTTTTGTGGCAATCCCTGCGTTTGCGACGAACTTGAGATGATCAAATATCTTAAATAA